DNA sequence from the Halichoerus grypus chromosome 8, mHalGry1.hap1.1, whole genome shotgun sequence genome:
CCTGCCCAGCGACAAAGGCACCTTTTAGGCAGCTTGTTTCAATCCTACTTCTCACTACTCAGACTCTACTCATTAATTAACAGGTAGGATAGTGGGGGACCCTTATTCCCATAACCCACCCCATACTTGGGAAACAGCATTTACTACAGGATCACAAGGAGTAGTCTCCACCCTCAGTCTGGCCTGTGGGGCCATTACCCTTCCTCTTCCAGAGACCATGTCTCTGTCAGCATCCTATGCTAAACTTCTCTTCCATCTATCTCACAGGCCAGTCTATTCAACAGCAATTTAATGGATTTCAGAGAAGAGTGGGGATGAATTAAAGATTTCCGAGTAGAGGGCTAGGAGAGGTCATCTGTATACCCATCTAAACTAGGGATTCCCAACTTTTCCTGCCTTCAACTCACCAGAGATTCAGATATTAGACATCCACTTATCAATGGTTCTCTATGGGGGGTCCCTGGGGCAAAGCCAAACTTGAGCATTAATTGAACAAATTCAAAGTTAATTCCTCATATTCATTAATTTGCTTGAATACTAAAactaaataattacaaattatccTCACCATCCGTATTTAATAGTGATGATATAAATTGACTCTGAAAATACCAAACTTTTATATATTACTTCATACCTCTAGACTAAAAAACACTTCAAAAGGCTAGTTCTTAAAAGTTAAGAGCCAAaaatacttacattttttaaaatagcaaaacttATTACGGGAGGCATGTTAAAATAGGTctagttttttaaattagcaaTACTTTTATGTTGAGAGACATGTTAAAATATACTTAACTGCTTACTTATCCACAGCAATCAATTCAGAAATTTAAATACTAGATCAATATTTAACAATCGAGGAAAAAATATACCACTACATCAGctgatttttctttgaatttaatgAGTTTACATCAAAAAATTAGGTagtcattttacatttaaggaataaaaatctttaaaaaaaaatacaaagagtgAAAGGATTTTAACcaagtttacatttctttttgctATAGTTTTTAACAATTCATCTCATCTTATTGCAATGTGCAAATACATTTGCAGCACCCATTACAATCATGAAAACTAAATTTAAGGAAGTACATTGTTACTAATAACCCTCAGAGGAAACTGATTTACTTTCTACTAAAAACTCTATGGTATATAAGCATTACATAATAATGCTATTTAACCACCTTTTGTCATAAGAACCATCACCAAAGTTTTCTGGAAATGAGTCCAcataagaattaaatatttaaaaggtgaAATGTTCCTTATTTTAACTTTAGcaagatctttctttttcattgttaagAAATACTTAGTTTTAAAGCAAAAGCTGTTAAGAGTAGAGTCTAGATAGCTAAAACTGTACTCCTGAGTTCAAACTTACAGGTAAGTCTTTTGTAAATAGTTCTCAATAAAatatcctcccctccccatccccctgccccaaaTCTTGTATTGTTTCTTACAAAACTTTGGTCAAGAGTAGAAATATATCCAGGCAGATGTATGTGCCATACAATAGCAAGAACAGTAAAGCCCAACTAATGACTTTGGGTTTTAGAAATAGAAGGCAATTAAAATGTACTCAAAGTTACATTAAGAAAAGCTTTCACAGGGTAATATTGAAACAGTCACAAAGGTTAAGAAAATACTGATATCAAAGTACAAATGACTACAATgttaaaatagacaaaaactaCTATACAAGAgcctcttttaaaattaaaaataaagaacacaacaCATGAGTCAGGAGTATTTTCCTGTTCTACTCATGAATTTTAGTCTTTATATTCATAGGGTTGGTTATGTTGACATCTAGTAGAGTTTCTTATGACAGCTGATGAGGTTTCATTCCATCTTCAGAGGGTGGTTCTTCCCCAAGGAGCCGCTCAGTTCTGGTCACATCTTGGTCATTGCACAATCTCAAAGTAGTGCAGGATCGCCATGATGTGCTGAGGCATGAAGACATATCCCGTGTACAGGGCCATCCCCACGATGGAAACCAGCATGGAATCTGAGTTGTAGTTAAGGAAACAATTTACATTCTCTTAATTGATTCAAAAGTAAATCCCCCGATTTTTTCAACTGTTTCATGTTGAAGTACCCATTCACTTAATGCTTTCTCATATGTGTCAGAAACGAATATTATAGCCACTAACATTAACTATGCCTGACACCATTCTAAGTTCTGTAGCTCACTTGACCTTCACTATCACCTTCCAAGATAGGCACCTGTTTGTTACTCTCCCTGCTTTACTTCAAAACATCAGAGAGCTTAAAATGAAGAAAGCGACACTGTTCAACCTAAGAAACAGAAATGTATAAGAACAAAATTGTATTTAATGACTTCAAAAGGTCTACCACCTTCAACaataatgtatgaaaaaaaagaatgtatgatccaagaatttttaaattatttagacTATTTGGCTAAAAGCACTGGCTTTTAGAGTCTAAGCCAAGATCAGTCACATACCTAATGACATATAAACTGACAGCATCTACtgctattaaacatttattattattatcactaaaCTTTGCAACATCAAATAAAAGTCATCCTGACCACctaaacaataaacatttgt
Encoded proteins:
- the SPTSSA gene encoding serine palmitoyltransferase small subunit A, producing MALARAWKQMSWFYYQYLLVTALYMLEPWERTVFNSMLVSIVGMALYTGYVFMPQHIMAILHYFEIVQ